The Erigeron canadensis isolate Cc75 chromosome 4, C_canadensis_v1, whole genome shotgun sequence genome window below encodes:
- the LOC122596944 gene encoding uncharacterized protein LOC122596944, with the protein LSASRGSNDEDNRAVETILRLYEAIKNKNPNEMSEIIGQDCQCVCSFISMFKIFSGKKLVIEFFSSLMSNLGNKFEFVVQPTLHDGMTVGVSWKIECCKTHQPIGKGFSFYMCHIYQGKVLIRNVEMFLEPFSYIEPTRLKMMGLVAGIVGQMASQTILKGEKKRAAYVLWSLFTLGLLFTVVRLYRSATLCKP; encoded by the exons CTATCTGCATCACGAGGATCAAACGATGAAGATAATAGAGCCGTGGAGACGATTCTTAGGCTTTATGAAGCAATTAAGAACAAGAATCCTAATGAAATGTCGGAGATCATTGGACAAGATTGTCAATGTGTATGCAGTTTCATCTCCATGTTCAAAATCTTTAGCGGGAAAAAG CTAGTGATAGaattcttctcttctctaaTGAGTAACTTAGGAAATAAGTTCGAGTTTGTGGTACAACCCACACTACATGACGGAATGACCGTCGGAGTTTCGTGGAAAATAG AATGTTGCAAGACTCATCAACCAATTGGAAAAGGTTTTAGTTTCTATATGTGTCATATCTACCAAGGGAAGGTGCTTATAAG GAACGTTGAGATGTTTTTGGAGCCATTTTCATATATTGAACCCACTCGTTTG AAAATGATGGGACTTGTAGCAGGCATTGTGGGACAAATGGCTTCCCAGACAATACTCAAAGGCGAAAAGAAAAGAGCTGCATACGTTTTGTGGAGCCTATTCACACTCGGATTGCTATTCACCGTTGTAAGGCTTTATCGATCTGCCACTCTTTGTAAACCATAG
- the LOC122596943 gene encoding uncharacterized protein LOC122596943 — translation MLEREKLSGPNFNDWYRQLRIVLGAERKYQVLEEPRPVAPAANASNEALAKYAAAYDRHNEQAGVELYDLIDVLHDLRHEQGTPVSAHILKMKGYFEQLERLNFPYAKQVQIGLVLKSLFKDFEEFGRNYTMHSMDKTVTELLAMAIEFEKKLPKKTATPNVLMIKGVRSKKANNRRERARLTGLRRGKKLKPGSLQLFVGNGLPAAVEEIGYYHLVLPTDTYNILATIRKEKLEFEKGGLDTTDRFRFYYI, via the exons ATGTTGGAAAGGGAAAAGCTTTCTGGACCAAATTTCAATGATTGGTATCGTCAGCTCCGGATTGTTTTGGGAGCTGAGAGAAAgtaccaagtccttgaagagcCAAGACCCGTTGCTCCTGCTGCCAACGCTTCTAATGAAGCGTTAGCGAAATATGCGGCtgcatatgatagacataatgag CAAGCTGGCGTGGAGTTATACGATCTTATCGATgtacttcatgacttgcgacatgaACAGGGAACACCGGTAAGCGCTCATATCCTTAAGATGAAAGGATACTTTGAGCAGTTGGAAAGGTTGAACTTTCCTTATGCAAAGCAAGTACAAATTGGTCTGGTTCTCAAGTCCTTATTTAAGGATTTTGAAGAATTCGGACGCAATTATACTATGCATAGCATGGATAAAACCGTTACGGAACTTCTTGCAATGGCtattgaatttgaaaagaagttaccAAAGAAAACTGCTACCCCCAACGTTCTCATGATCAAGGGGGTAAGGTCCAAAAAGGCAAACAACCGAAGGGAAAGGGCAAGGCTAACG gggcttagaaggGGAAAGAAACTGAAGCCGGGATCTTTACAATTGTTCGTGGGAAATGGCCTACCTGCAGCTGTGGAAGAGATCGGCtattatcatttggttttacctactg atacatataacatcttagcAACCATCCGAAAGGAAAAACTAGAGTTTGAAAAAGGTGGCTTGGATACCACGGATAGATTTCGGTTCTATTATATCTAA